The following are from one region of the Stigmatella ashevillena genome:
- a CDS encoding TetR/AcrR family transcriptional regulator — protein MTQKPRAPDSALVWERPEPASRPTPGPLSRDRIVRAALALADAEGLASVSLRKVAAALDAGPMRLYGYLSTKEELLELMVDAVYGEMVSTEPIPSGWREALRSIAHRTRKAADEHTWLIDLLAGRHHLGPNALAHLEASLAALSDTPGFEDIDAVLQAVGTVNAYVIGALRNEASELRAERESGMTQSQWQEATWPYLQRMIATGRFPTLSRVIRDATHPSLDVVFDKGLDCVLDGIEARLKR, from the coding sequence ATGACCCAAAAGCCGCGCGCGCCTGACTCCGCCCTCGTCTGGGAGCGTCCGGAGCCCGCCAGCCGCCCCACCCCCGGGCCGTTGAGCAGGGACCGGATCGTGCGTGCCGCCCTCGCGCTCGCCGACGCGGAAGGGCTTGCCTCGGTGTCCTTGCGCAAGGTCGCGGCCGCGCTCGATGCCGGACCGATGCGGCTGTACGGCTACCTGTCCACCAAGGAGGAGCTGCTCGAGCTCATGGTGGATGCGGTGTATGGGGAGATGGTGTCCACAGAGCCCATCCCCAGCGGGTGGCGCGAGGCCCTCCGGTCGATTGCCCACCGCACTCGAAAGGCCGCCGACGAGCACACGTGGTTGATCGACCTGCTGGCCGGCCGTCACCACCTGGGCCCCAACGCCCTGGCGCATCTCGAGGCTTCGCTCGCCGCGTTGAGCGATACCCCAGGCTTCGAAGACATCGACGCCGTCCTCCAGGCCGTCGGAACCGTCAACGCCTATGTGATTGGCGCCCTCCGGAACGAAGCCAGCGAGCTGCGCGCCGAACGCGAAAGTGGCATGACCCAGTCGCAATGGCAGGAAGCCACGTGGCCCTACCTCCAGCGGATGATCGCCACCGGTCGCTTCCCGACGCTCTCCCGGGTGATTCGGGACGCCACCCATCCCTCGCTCGACGTCGTGTTCGACAAGGGCCTGGACTGCGTGCTCGACGGCATCGAGGCACGGCTCAAGCGTTGA
- a CDS encoding TetR/AcrR family transcriptional regulator produces the protein MADRTKSTSSKRARPSVEREAPEAEPSAPRERMVKAAAALLSERGLAGTSFSEVIELSGAPRGSIYHHFPEGKDALTEEAITLVGDRVLTLLRHREGETPGHVVHRFVEAWRTVLVKSDFKAGCAIAAVAHERLGHPALGDRAAAVFVSWERALDEALRAAGLPREKAHSAAALILAALEGVLIVCRARREIAPLDAVGESLAAFVNA, from the coding sequence ATGGCTGATCGCACGAAAAGCACGTCCTCGAAGCGCGCCCGTCCCTCGGTGGAGCGGGAAGCCCCCGAGGCAGAGCCGTCGGCGCCGCGTGAGCGCATGGTGAAGGCGGCCGCGGCGCTCCTTAGCGAGCGCGGCCTTGCGGGAACCTCGTTCTCCGAGGTCATCGAGCTCAGCGGCGCCCCGCGCGGGTCCATCTACCACCACTTCCCCGAGGGGAAGGACGCGCTCACCGAGGAGGCCATCACCCTGGTGGGAGACCGCGTGCTGACGCTTCTGCGCCACCGCGAGGGGGAGACGCCGGGACACGTGGTGCACCGGTTCGTCGAGGCGTGGCGGACGGTGCTGGTGAAGTCTGACTTCAAGGCAGGGTGTGCCATCGCGGCCGTGGCCCATGAGCGCCTCGGACATCCCGCGCTCGGCGACCGGGCGGCGGCGGTCTTCGTCTCCTGGGAGCGGGCGCTCGACGAGGCGCTGCGGGCCGCGGGCCTGCCTCGTGAGAAGGCCCACAGCGCCGCGGCGCTCATCCTGGCGGCGCTCGAAGGCGTCCTCATCGTGTGCCGTGCCCGACGGGAGATCGCGCCGCTCGATGCCGTCGGCGAGTCGCTCGCGGCCTTCGTCAACGCTTGA
- a CDS encoding prepilin-type N-terminal cleavage/methylation domain-containing protein: MTQRRQQSGFTLIELMIVVAIIGILAAIAIPSFNRFQARARQSEVNVNLKSLFTGLRTQQRRPPEQIHASGFAPERGNRYSYHLGDCGIFEDRSTIDAQHHNEDTCIGADTFKFPQLPHTFEPTLTPGSTWDIGGTQNGMTDSPGIFGTAANWDFLAYGAGDVDNNPNIEQFADTWLISSADGSLSSVCPSNNTPESVAAGEPFNVANDVSCD, from the coding sequence ATGACGCAGCGCCGTCAGCAGTCTGGCTTTACCCTCATTGAGCTCATGATTGTCGTTGCCATCATTGGCATCCTCGCCGCCATCGCCATCCCCAGCTTCAATCGCTTTCAGGCCCGCGCACGCCAGTCCGAAGTCAACGTCAACCTCAAGAGCCTCTTCACAGGCCTGCGCACCCAGCAGCGCAGGCCGCCCGAGCAGATTCACGCCAGTGGCTTCGCTCCCGAGCGTGGCAACCGTTACAGCTATCACCTCGGTGACTGTGGCATTTTCGAGGACCGCAGCACCATCGATGCCCAGCACCACAACGAAGACACCTGCATTGGCGCGGACACCTTCAAGTTCCCTCAGCTTCCCCATACCTTCGAGCCGACCCTGACGCCAGGCTCGACCTGGGACATCGGTGGCACCCAGAATGGCATGACGGACAGCCCAGGCATCTTTGGCACGGCCGCGAATTGGGACTTCCTGGCCTATGGCGCGGGGGATGTGGATAACAATCCCAATATCGAGCAGTTCGCCGATACCTGGCTCATCTCCTCCGCGGATGGCTCGCTCAGCTCCGTGTGTCCGAGCAACAACACGCCGGAATCCGTTGCCGCCGGTGAGCCCTTCAACGTCGCCAACGACGTCAGCTGCGACTAG
- a CDS encoding aldo/keto reductase, which produces MRVKMAPQGPEVSRLVYGVWRMQDDAQGADPQRVLGKIQACLDLGITTIDHADIYGGYRCEELFGAALRAHPGLRQRLELVTKCGIMLTHPARPQNWIKHYDYSRQHLIGSVEQSLRNLATDYIDVLLLHRPSPLLDPAEAAEALGQLVTQGKVRHVGVSNFTPAQFDMLASYLPVPLVTNQVELHPLLPAPFLDGTLDHCLRQRILPMGWSPLAGGRLMTGHGEAEGRTREVLQGLGHKYGVAPETVVYAWLLRHPSRILPVIGTNQPERIASAARALSLSLETQDWFAVWRASTGTDIP; this is translated from the coding sequence ATGCGAGTGAAGATGGCCCCCCAGGGCCCCGAGGTGTCCCGGCTGGTCTACGGCGTCTGGCGGATGCAGGATGACGCCCAGGGGGCGGACCCCCAGCGGGTGCTCGGAAAGATTCAGGCCTGCCTGGACCTGGGCATCACCACCATCGACCACGCCGACATCTATGGCGGTTACCGGTGCGAGGAGCTGTTTGGCGCCGCGCTCCGGGCCCACCCCGGGCTGCGGCAGCGCCTGGAGCTGGTGACCAAGTGCGGCATCATGCTGACGCATCCCGCCCGGCCCCAGAACTGGATCAAACACTACGATTACTCGCGCCAGCACCTCATCGGCTCCGTGGAGCAATCGCTGCGCAACCTCGCCACGGATTACATCGATGTGCTGCTGCTGCACCGGCCGAGCCCCTTGCTGGACCCAGCCGAAGCGGCCGAGGCCCTCGGCCAATTGGTGACACAGGGCAAGGTGCGGCACGTGGGCGTCTCCAACTTCACCCCCGCCCAGTTCGACATGCTGGCCAGCTACCTGCCTGTGCCGCTCGTCACGAACCAGGTGGAGCTCCATCCGCTGCTGCCCGCGCCCTTCCTGGACGGAACGCTGGACCACTGCCTGCGCCAGCGCATCCTGCCCATGGGCTGGTCTCCGCTGGCCGGCGGCCGGTTGATGACAGGGCACGGGGAAGCCGAGGGCCGAACCCGAGAGGTTTTGCAGGGACTGGGCCACAAGTACGGCGTGGCGCCCGAGACGGTGGTGTATGCGTGGCTCTTGCGGCACCCGTCCCGCATCCTGCCCGTCATCGGCACGAATCAACCTGAGCGCATCGCCTCGGCCGCTCGGGCGCTCTCGCTCTCATTGGAGACGCAGGACTGGTTCGCCGTGTGGCGCGCCTCCACGGGCACCGACATACCCTGA
- the yidC gene encoding membrane protein insertase YidC → MLPDDPLSPQSNDSQKRMLTALGVSFAAITIYMMFLAPTAPTAPEPGAADAGGVAAGAADGGTLAVPSPPPAGGTPELAAGQNTPEPEAPARTLDRTRQEAKYTFSSEGAGFTAAVLQGPKMREQQSLSVSEGFKELFGAELLPPPQMNLVQPVPGQPLPLSVSIEGTAPLPANARYQVQEEGEGTVVFTTRRGPWEVVKRVQWPNAGHELTYTVQVHNTSSQPLTGELRVHHNRAIDPNFEHAPSFFGGVGNQSRAACHVGEELHKRVPEDEPSETFSGPVHYFGIDQQYFLSMLYPLEAPREGHCVLTSTPTVRQVSVGFPVTVGAGETVTMRFGGWFGPKDPDLLKPVPSQDVLRAAGMTAAAWDPTIEETVDFGIWAVICKLLLFFMKWFHAVTGNWGVAIILLTVLVKLVLLPLTYKSMVGMEAVKELQPQMEALRKKFADDRERMNMEVMKLYQQAKVNPLGGCLPLLIQMPVWIALFTALRNSFDIYWEPFFGPVWRDLTYKDPTYLLPLALGVSMIITQKMQPQMMDAAQARIMIWVMPIIFTLTLLQYPAGLSLYIFTNNLLSIGQQWGLRKWLDHQKQKRGGGGTPATAAATAGGKRK, encoded by the coding sequence ATGCTCCCTGACGATCCGCTCTCGCCTCAATCCAACGACTCGCAGAAGCGAATGCTCACCGCCCTGGGAGTGTCCTTCGCGGCCATCACCATCTACATGATGTTCCTGGCGCCGACCGCGCCGACCGCGCCGGAGCCGGGCGCGGCGGATGCGGGAGGGGTGGCTGCCGGGGCCGCCGATGGGGGGACGCTCGCCGTGCCGTCTCCCCCTCCAGCGGGCGGAACTCCCGAACTGGCCGCGGGGCAGAACACGCCCGAGCCCGAGGCGCCCGCGCGCACCCTGGACCGCACGCGCCAGGAGGCGAAGTACACCTTCTCGTCCGAGGGGGCCGGCTTCACCGCCGCGGTGCTCCAAGGCCCGAAGATGCGCGAGCAGCAGTCGCTGTCCGTGTCGGAGGGCTTCAAGGAGCTCTTCGGCGCGGAGCTGCTGCCCCCGCCGCAGATGAACCTGGTGCAGCCGGTGCCGGGCCAGCCGCTGCCCCTCTCGGTCTCTATCGAGGGCACCGCGCCCCTGCCCGCCAACGCCCGTTACCAGGTGCAGGAGGAGGGCGAGGGCACGGTGGTGTTCACCACGCGCCGGGGCCCCTGGGAGGTGGTGAAGCGGGTGCAGTGGCCGAACGCGGGCCATGAGCTGACGTACACCGTGCAGGTGCACAACACCTCGTCCCAGCCGCTCACCGGCGAGCTGCGGGTGCACCACAACCGCGCCATCGACCCGAACTTCGAGCACGCGCCATCCTTCTTCGGCGGCGTGGGCAACCAGAGCCGGGCGGCGTGCCACGTGGGCGAAGAACTGCACAAGCGGGTGCCGGAGGACGAGCCCTCGGAGACCTTCTCGGGGCCGGTGCACTACTTCGGCATTGACCAGCAGTACTTCCTGTCCATGCTCTACCCGCTGGAGGCGCCGCGCGAGGGGCACTGCGTGCTGACCTCCACGCCCACCGTGCGCCAGGTGTCCGTGGGCTTCCCGGTGACCGTGGGCGCGGGCGAGACGGTGACGATGCGCTTCGGTGGCTGGTTCGGTCCCAAGGATCCGGACTTGCTCAAGCCGGTGCCCAGCCAGGACGTGCTGCGCGCCGCGGGCATGACGGCCGCCGCGTGGGACCCCACCATCGAGGAGACGGTGGACTTCGGCATCTGGGCCGTCATCTGCAAGCTGCTCCTGTTCTTCATGAAGTGGTTCCACGCCGTCACCGGCAATTGGGGCGTGGCCATCATCCTGCTCACCGTGCTGGTGAAGCTCGTGCTCTTGCCCCTCACCTACAAGTCCATGGTGGGCATGGAGGCGGTGAAGGAGCTCCAGCCCCAGATGGAGGCCCTCCGCAAGAAGTTCGCCGATGACCGCGAGCGCATGAACATGGAGGTGATGAAGCTCTACCAGCAGGCGAAGGTGAACCCGCTGGGCGGCTGTCTGCCCCTGCTCATCCAGATGCCGGTGTGGATTGCCCTGTTCACCGCCCTGCGCAACAGCTTCGATATCTACTGGGAGCCCTTCTTCGGGCCGGTGTGGAGGGACCTCACGTACAAGGATCCCACCTACCTGCTGCCGCTGGCGCTGGGCGTATCGATGATCATCACCCAGAAGATGCAGCCGCAGATGATGGATGCCGCCCAGGCGCGCATCATGATCTGGGTGATGCCCATCATTTTCACGCTGACGCTCTTGCAGTACCCCGCCGGCCTCTCGCTCTACATCTTCACCAACAACCTGCTCTCCATCGGCCAGCAGTGGGGTCTGCGCAAGTGGTTGGATCACCAGAAGCAGAAGCGGGGAGGTGGAGGGACTCCCGCCACGGCGGCGGCCACTGCCGGAGGCAAGCGCAAGTGA
- the yidD gene encoding membrane protein insertion efficiency factor YidD, with product MSPLAFLLALPIRFYRRFLGPLLPKVCRFHPSCSSYAMQALEKHGGLKGAWFITWRLLRCHPFHPGGFDPVP from the coding sequence ATGAGTCCGCTGGCCTTCCTCCTGGCCCTGCCCATCCGCTTCTACCGGCGGTTTCTCGGGCCGCTCCTACCCAAGGTGTGCCGTTTTCACCCTTCCTGCTCCTCGTATGCGATGCAGGCGCTGGAGAAGCACGGCGGCCTCAAGGGCGCCTGGTTCATCACGTGGCGCTTGCTGCGCTGCCACCCCTTCCACCCCGGCGGTTTCGACCCGGTGCCTTGA
- a CDS encoding response regulator transcription factor, translating to MGERILLIEDDPQLGAQIADFLGRAGFEPTWWKEGRALQPGEAGAYGLIILDLMLPGTYGLDILRELREGSEVPVLVLSARNDTSDKVRALRLGADDYMTKPFWPDELVERVRARLRRPVMQRQEQVELGALRVDLQAREVLVHGKPVELTRVEFNLLAALARRPGAAVTRQWLVDNVLDPEREGTERTLDVHVSRLRRKLGPGKHIETVWGIGYRLGSGGGDA from the coding sequence ATGGGCGAACGCATCCTGCTCATCGAGGATGATCCACAACTGGGCGCACAAATCGCCGACTTCCTGGGCCGGGCCGGCTTCGAGCCGACGTGGTGGAAGGAGGGCCGAGCCCTCCAACCGGGAGAGGCGGGGGCCTACGGCCTCATCATCCTGGACCTGATGCTGCCGGGCACCTACGGCCTGGACATCCTCCGGGAGCTGCGCGAGGGCTCGGAGGTACCCGTGCTCGTGCTCAGCGCCCGGAACGACACCTCGGACAAGGTGCGGGCGCTCCGGCTGGGCGCGGACGACTACATGACCAAGCCCTTCTGGCCGGATGAGCTGGTGGAGCGCGTGCGGGCGCGGCTGCGCCGGCCGGTGATGCAGCGCCAGGAACAGGTGGAGTTGGGCGCGCTGCGGGTGGACCTCCAGGCCCGGGAGGTGCTCGTCCATGGCAAGCCGGTGGAGCTGACGCGCGTGGAGTTCAACCTGCTGGCGGCCCTGGCGCGCCGGCCCGGGGCAGCGGTGACGCGCCAGTGGCTGGTGGACAACGTGTTGGATCCCGAGCGGGAGGGCACCGAGCGCACCCTGGACGTGCACGTGTCCCGGCTGCGCCGCAAGCTGGGGCCGGGCAAGCACATCGAGACGGTGTGGGGGATTGGCTACCGGCTGGGCAGCGGGGGAGGGGACGCGTGA
- the rnpA gene encoding ribonuclease P protein component, which translates to MTGEGSGPPPRDERFPKALRLLRRHEFLQVQGGGQKIASDCLLALVKRNGRAHTRLGLTISSKVGNAVVRVRLRRLLRECFRKRRTQWPQGLDVVLVVRASANEAAFAEVSRAFDGVTRKLQRLFPAASGGGSS; encoded by the coding sequence GTGACGGGCGAGGGCTCGGGGCCACCACCGAGGGATGAGCGGTTTCCCAAGGCCCTGCGCCTGCTGCGCCGTCACGAATTTCTCCAGGTCCAGGGCGGCGGTCAGAAGATTGCCTCGGACTGCTTGCTGGCCCTGGTGAAGCGCAACGGCCGGGCGCATACCCGGCTGGGGCTCACCATTTCCAGCAAGGTGGGCAATGCCGTGGTGCGTGTGCGGCTGCGGCGCCTGCTCCGGGAGTGTTTCCGCAAGCGGCGCACGCAATGGCCGCAAGGCTTGGACGTGGTGTTGGTGGTGCGCGCTTCGGCGAACGAGGCCGCCTTCGCCGAGGTGTCTCGCGCCTTCGATGGTGTCACCCGCAAGCTGCAGCGGCTCTTCCCCGCTGCCTCCGGAGGGGGTTCTTCATGA
- a CDS encoding FAD-dependent oxidoreductase, with product MNSTSVLVVGGGLVGVSASLFLAWRGVPTVLVERHSGSSPHPRAIGYTPRTLELYRAAGLGSRIPQTPPGFRLRRVRTESLAGKWFEESPWTPETPQASTLEYSPCTGAAIAQDRLEPLLRDQAGALGADIRLDTELVRFEQDAEGVTAWLRERTGREYTVRAAYLVAADGHRSPVREALGIGRKGRGHMRTVRSVLFRAPLEEYLREGVTQFQIDQPGLSAFLTTYGDGRWVLIFSDDEERDEGALRAKVSQAIGRSDLEVEFITTGRWELSALIAERFSSGRVFLAGDAAHTLPPNRGGYGANTGIEDAHNLAWKVSAVLSGASAPRLLDTYDAERRPIAWLRHQQIFARTDYKAEAAGTAQDARIIDDAAMEFGQLYRSAAVLGAGEELPPALRPEQWAGQPGTRAPHAWVSRGGERLSTLDLFQRAWVLLAEDGRWFPAVAQAAGQRGIEVEGLHIGADVRPFEPEAFRKAFGLGTGGAALIRPDGYVAWRSTGLPADPLRALTHALGHVASSD from the coding sequence ATGAATTCAACGTCGGTGCTCGTGGTGGGAGGCGGTTTGGTCGGTGTGTCTGCCTCGCTGTTCCTGGCCTGGCGCGGTGTGCCCACGGTGCTCGTCGAGCGGCATTCGGGCAGCTCGCCGCATCCGCGTGCGATTGGCTACACGCCGAGGACCCTGGAGCTCTACCGTGCGGCCGGGTTGGGCTCTCGCATCCCGCAGACCCCGCCCGGCTTCCGGTTGCGCCGGGTCCGGACCGAGAGCCTCGCCGGAAAGTGGTTCGAGGAATCCCCCTGGACACCGGAGACCCCGCAGGCGTCCACGCTCGAATACTCACCGTGCACAGGGGCCGCCATTGCCCAGGATCGTCTCGAACCCCTCCTGCGAGACCAGGCGGGCGCGCTGGGCGCGGACATCCGGCTCGACACCGAACTGGTCCGCTTCGAACAGGATGCCGAGGGGGTGACCGCTTGGCTGCGAGAGCGCACCGGCAGAGAGTACACGGTGCGCGCGGCCTATCTGGTCGCGGCGGACGGCCATCGCAGTCCGGTCCGCGAGGCGTTGGGGATTGGCCGGAAGGGACGGGGCCACATGCGGACGGTGCGCAGTGTCCTGTTCCGGGCGCCGCTCGAGGAGTACCTCCGAGAGGGAGTCACGCAGTTTCAGATCGACCAGCCGGGGCTCAGCGCGTTCCTCACCACCTACGGCGATGGTCGCTGGGTGTTGATCTTCTCGGATGACGAGGAGCGCGACGAAGGTGCGTTGAGGGCGAAGGTGTCCCAGGCGATCGGCAGGTCCGACCTGGAGGTCGAATTCATCACCACGGGCCGTTGGGAGTTGAGCGCGCTCATCGCGGAGCGCTTCTCCTCCGGAAGGGTGTTCCTGGCCGGAGATGCCGCACACACCCTGCCGCCTAACCGCGGGGGCTATGGTGCGAACACCGGCATCGAGGATGCTCACAACCTCGCGTGGAAGGTGTCTGCGGTCCTTTCCGGTGCATCGGCGCCGCGGCTGCTCGACACCTATGATGCGGAACGGCGCCCGATCGCGTGGCTTCGGCACCAGCAGATCTTCGCCCGGACGGACTACAAGGCGGAGGCAGCCGGGACCGCCCAGGATGCGCGGATCATCGACGACGCCGCCATGGAGTTCGGGCAACTGTACAGATCGGCCGCAGTGCTCGGTGCCGGGGAAGAGCTCCCCCCTGCGTTGCGGCCCGAGCAGTGGGCCGGTCAGCCCGGGACGCGCGCGCCGCATGCGTGGGTGTCCAGAGGGGGCGAGCGGCTGTCCACACTCGATCTGTTCCAGCGAGCGTGGGTGTTGCTCGCCGAAGACGGGCGGTGGTTCCCCGCCGTGGCGCAGGCCGCCGGGCAACGGGGCATCGAGGTGGAGGGCCTGCACATCGGCGCCGATGTGCGACCCTTCGAGCCAGAGGCGTTCCGCAAGGCCTTCGGCCTGGGAACAGGGGGCGCCGCATTGATCCGCCCTGATGGTTACGTGGCGTGGCGCTCCACCGGACTGCCAGCGGATCCACTCCGCGCCCTCACCCACGCCTTGGGGCACGTGGCGTCCTCGGACTAG
- the dnaA gene encoding chromosomal replication initiator protein DnaA, producing MSALAEALPASPSAGMVWARTLETIRQDGKTYALTWLERMCALDVREGSLVLGVPDRFFRDWVDDHYRALLESTLARVGDGLGRVAYEVVEAPPPSVHLSPTPVTSASASRPPRLSPRFTFGTFVVADSNQLPAAAAAAVADKPGHHYNPLYIYGGTGLGKTHLLHAVGNLIWERNPAQRVVYLSSEQFTNEYVESVREHRMTDFRRKFRDECDVLLIDDIQFLGKREETQKEFFYTFNTLYEQNKAIVLTSDTVPSEIPGLEDRLRSRFAMGLLTDIREPSYETRVAILQKKAEAEGLGLPDDVAHFIAKHIQKNVRELEGALVKLSAIHSLSRQPVTVEFASQVLKDILPTHQSVDVESIQREVARYYKVTVEALREDRRHKALAHARQVAMYLSRKLTKSSFPEIASRFNKDHSTVISAVRKVEGLRATDAGLKRELDELEAKLGGN from the coding sequence GTGAGCGCCCTCGCTGAAGCCCTTCCCGCCTCGCCCAGTGCCGGCATGGTCTGGGCCCGAACCCTGGAGACCATCCGCCAGGACGGGAAGACCTATGCCCTGACCTGGCTGGAGCGGATGTGTGCCCTGGACGTCCGGGAGGGCTCGCTGGTGCTGGGCGTTCCGGACCGCTTCTTTCGGGACTGGGTGGATGACCACTACCGGGCGCTGCTCGAGTCCACGCTGGCCCGGGTGGGGGATGGGCTGGGCCGGGTGGCCTACGAAGTCGTGGAGGCGCCGCCTCCCTCTGTGCACCTGTCTCCCACCCCCGTCACCTCCGCCAGCGCCTCGCGGCCGCCCCGGCTGAGCCCGCGGTTCACCTTTGGCACCTTCGTGGTGGCCGACAGCAACCAGCTCCCCGCCGCCGCCGCCGCTGCGGTGGCCGACAAGCCCGGACACCACTACAACCCGCTCTACATCTATGGCGGCACGGGGCTTGGAAAGACACACCTGCTTCATGCGGTGGGCAACCTCATCTGGGAGCGCAACCCCGCCCAGCGCGTGGTGTACCTGTCCAGCGAGCAGTTCACCAACGAGTACGTGGAGAGCGTGCGCGAGCACCGGATGACGGACTTCCGCCGCAAGTTCCGGGATGAGTGCGATGTGCTGCTCATCGACGACATCCAGTTCCTGGGCAAGCGCGAGGAGACACAGAAGGAGTTCTTCTACACCTTCAACACGCTCTACGAGCAGAACAAGGCCATCGTGCTCACCAGCGACACGGTGCCCTCGGAAATCCCGGGCCTGGAGGACCGGCTGCGAAGCCGCTTCGCCATGGGGCTTTTGACGGACATCCGCGAGCCCAGCTACGAGACGCGGGTGGCCATCCTCCAGAAGAAGGCGGAGGCGGAAGGGTTGGGGCTGCCGGACGACGTGGCGCACTTCATCGCCAAACACATCCAGAAGAATGTGCGCGAGCTGGAGGGGGCGCTGGTGAAGCTGTCGGCCATTCACAGCCTGAGCCGACAACCGGTGACGGTGGAGTTCGCCTCCCAGGTGCTCAAGGACATCCTGCCCACGCACCAGTCCGTGGACGTGGAGTCCATCCAGCGCGAGGTGGCCCGCTATTACAAGGTTACAGTGGAGGCGCTGCGCGAGGACCGGCGCCACAAGGCGCTGGCCCACGCGCGCCAGGTGGCCATGTACCTGAGCCGCAAGCTGACGAAGAGCTCGTTTCCGGAGATTGCCTCACGGTTCAACAAGGACCACTCGACGGTCATCTCCGCGGTGCGCAAGGTCGAGGGGCTGCGGGCGACAGACGCCGGGCTCAAGCGCGAGTTGGATGAGCTGGAAGCAAAGCTGGGCGGCAACTGA
- the rpmH gene encoding 50S ribosomal protein L34, producing the protein MSKRTYQPSKVKRNRKHGFRKRNSTRAGQEVLKRRRAKGRKRLVVSAAKK; encoded by the coding sequence GTGTCCAAGCGCACGTACCAGCCGTCGAAAGTGAAGCGCAACCGCAAGCACGGGTTCCGCAAGCGCAACAGCACCCGCGCCGGGCAGGAAGTCCTCAAGCGCCGCCGCGCCAAGGGCCGCAAGCGGCTCGTGGTGTCCGCCGCGAAGAAGTAG